A genomic segment from Nematostella vectensis chromosome 6, jaNemVect1.1, whole genome shotgun sequence encodes:
- the LOC116619418 gene encoding uncharacterized protein LOC116619418 isoform X1: MASMTVFAKISLLILLAGLFFLVSSSFALPDIDTRPGDNHWPFTQMNGTSFPDVSGTRNATVIGDQVSDDMGVLTLPGEGRVDLGEFVGDCVSSPNRCRNGLTISFWMKHRGFISYILGTNALFQDTLHAWLESEVPKNTRWVPCFRASTSQWSGAEFHAKCDGKGSTVTLVRVRDYVFGGFLKDSWPTISLGTSAFMFSLGNLDGRKPFKLPIISPASVAATSTSTSMPCFGRVDLVLSDVMANISSQSTSDPGYSYQLPKGITAGSSEARNLLAGSFSFNVDEVEVFYAEDLKLAKSWIISSGADTSSTGVAMHTQPGLEAVTHVIQVQTKTKKWLLSLDNIPTSWHHVTMTWDLTNGIKYFQDGTAIATSESSTILATPASDSATHLWIGSSSSAHNLQMYALTIWRAVISDQEINDFMNTAYSPMIDDESSDFTWSSNNQRLSTPSSNTGPPQWTPRMDRGVDDFYYNSSNGSPFSVSLGMSSITDFTICWWYNNYGSGYQVLAEVYGSPSNFISFGTDALNKYVKSELGSSKTDKVSADTSRGWRHICVTWNQEVQMYLDGRHLATLEHSGTLSGDIKLSVGATNSGSYKWIGLISALKMWDRVLDVPEMQSVEPRCSLVGGNLLRMRHLIGVTAPYLFRCSSDYMYIEASFPREIGNSACLMSSEFVPQHINCIEFYYALRGADMGRLNLFTQNHPGQRSLVWSAAGNHGDSEQWELVRLPLNVTLNTKLVFEGIVGNGYRGDAGISRVQLTAQTSCVNPDTKGLGRTEAISTHVISHVPAYRDRLLSWLREAGQHSLWQPCFSLSRDGWLPVERVYTKCADKGALLLIVRYRNHVFGGFFDQNVPALGQCLNSTKLASDKAFLFSFKSLLSDAPIKIPVKPSERSDALGCRQTNPFPEFGRDLMVDHTSKVVTAEVGAVFDHVRKNFVDTKTFEPSDVEILVPSTVFSCPMPCPDEMLCNELLGVCECDLHSRSLDQCEQGISLNDFLLDVHALYPLDHPNDIKNTRAQVWGESAGDITETRGLRGRALSLASSASLVFPSHECLLDPTSCTTGISVLFWFKYSERRMSELAVFFCSGSCQEDDLGFKISHEPSKINELALQITQRAGRCTHRFACPLSIWSHVVVTWITGSSPVVYVNGAEASLNSTCEKDEYTDLSKDESTRLGVTTTADFDDYIQFLRVLNATEISNLYTYYRGRTSVRLDLQYLSGNISWDPDLQDKESKTYEREALAVTDETCKRNYTSQASREILALHQLLTLR; encoded by the exons ATGGCTTCGATGACGGTCTTTGCGAAG ATCTCGTTGCTGATTTTACTGGCTGGACTGTTCTTTCTCGTCTCCAGTTCCTTTGCGCTTCCAGATATCGACACTCGCCCAG GGGACAACCACTGGCCTTTCACGCAGATGAACGGGACATCATTCCCGGACGTGTCCGGTACTCGAAATGCGACGGTGATAGGCGACCAAGTGTCCGATGACATGGGCGTCCTCACCCTACCCGGGGAGGGGCGCGTAGACCTTGGTGAATTTGTGGGAGATTGTGTGAGTAGTCCCAACCGCTGTCGCAATGGACTAACGATCAGCTTTTGGATGAAGCATCGAG GTTTCATTTCATACATTCTTGGGACCAACGCACTTTTTCAAGACACTCTCCACGCTTGGCTCGAATCGGAAGTTCCTAAAAACACGCGATGGGTTCCCTGCTTCCGCGCGTCCACCAGTCAGTGGAGTGGGGCTGAGTTCCATGCTAAGTGTGACGGGAAAGGGTCAACTGTCACGCTAGTGCGAGTGCGTGACTACGTGTTCGGAGGTTTTCTGAAAGATTCGTGGCCAA CTATTTCTCTCGGCACCAGTGCCTTCATGTTCAGCCTTGGTAACCTCGATGGGAGAAAACCCTTCAAACTCCCTATCATATCACCCGCATCTGTCGCTGCCACAAGCACTTCCACCTCGATGCCATGCTTTGGCCGTGTCGACCTGGTActaagtgacgtcatggcGAACATCAGTTCCCAGTCCACATCAGACCCTGGTTATTCGTACCAACTCCCTAAAGGGATCACGGCTGGCTCTTCAGAAGCGCGAAATCTGTTGGCAGGCAGCTTCAGCTTTAATGTAGACGAGGTGGAGGTCTTCTATGCTGAAG ACCTGAAGCTTGCAAAAAGTTGGATCATCTCCTCTGGGGCCGACACTTCTTCCACGGGTGTCGCGATGCACACCCAGCCAGGGCTAGAAGCCGTCACCCACGTGATTCAAGTACAGACAAAGACCAAGAAGTGGCTCCTGTCATTAGACAACATTCCGACAAGCTGGCATCACGTGACTATGACGTGGGACCTCACAAACGGGATAAAGTACTTCCAGGATGGGACAGCTATAGCTACCTCGGAGTCATCTACG ATCTTGGCGACACCCGCGTCCGACAGTGCGACCCACTTGTGGATCGGCAGTAGTTCCTCTGCCCACAACCTGCAGATGTACGCCTTGACGATATGGCGGGCTGTTATCAGCGATCAGGAGATAAATGACTTCATGAACACAG CTTACTCCCCAATGATAGACGACGAGAGCTCTGACTTCACGTGGTCGTCAAATAATCAGAGGCTATCCACCCCCTCATCCAATACCGGACCTCCACAATGGACCCCAAGGA tggaTAGAGGAGTTGACGACTTCTACTACAACTCCAGCAATGGATCACCATTCTCTGTCTCCCTGGGAATGAGTAGTATAACAGATTTCACCATTTGCTGGTGGTATAATAATTATGGGTCTGGCTACCAAGTCTTGGCAGAAGTGTATGGCAGTCCAAGCAATTTCATCTCCTTTGGCACAGATGCCTTGAACAAATATGTTAAGTCTGAACTTGGCTCGTCCAAAAC TGACAAGGTCAGCGCGGACACCAGTAGAGGGTGGCGCCATATATGTGTCACGTGGAATCAGGAAGTACAGATGTACCTGGATGGACGGCACTTAGCCACACTCGAGCACAGTGGTACTTTATCAGGCGATATCAAACTCTCTGTTGGTGCTACCAACTCGGGCAGCTACAAGTGGATTGGACTTATCTCTGCCTTAAAGATGTGGGATAGAGTACTGGACGTGCCTGAGATGCAGTCGGTCGAACCTCGGTGCTCTCTTGTCGGTGGAAATTTGCTGAGGATGCGGCATTTAATTGGAGTCACAGCTCCATACTTGTTTCGCTGCTCAAGTG ATTATATGTACATTGAGGCATCTTTCCCGAGGGAGATAGGCAACAGCGCTTGCCTGATGAGCTCAGAGTTCGTGCCTCAGCACATTAACTGTATTGAATTCTACTACGCGTTACGAGGGGCGGACATGGGGCGCCTTAACCTCTTCACTCAAAACCATCCCGGCCAACGCTCGCTGGTCTGGTCAGCGGCTGGTAACCATGGAGACAGTGAACAATGGGAACTTGTGCGGCTTCCTCTTAACGTAACGCTTAACACTAAG ctCGTTTTCGAGGGAATTGTTGGTAACGGTTATCGGGGCGACGCTGGAATCAGCCGAGTACAGCTGACTGCTCAGACGAGCTGTGTAAACCCGGACACCAAGGGCCTGGGGCGAACAGAAG CCATCTCAACTCACGTGATATCACACGTCCCAGCTTACCGTGACCGCCTCCTATCATGGCTGAGAGAGGCTGGACAACACAGCTTATGGCAGCCATGTTTCAGTCTATCACGTGACGGCTGGCTCCCTGTGGAGCGCGTGTACACCAAGTGTGCCGACAAGGGCGCGTTGCTGCTGATAGTTCGTTATAGAAATCACGTGTTCGGTGGGTTCTTTGATCAAAATGTCCCAG CTTTGGGTCAGTGTCTTAATTCTACAAAGCTCGCGAGCGACAAAGCCTTTCTGTTTAGCTTCAAAAGTCTTCTATCAGACGCACCCATTAAGATCCCAGTGAAGCCCTCCGAGCGCTCGGACGCCCTGGGCTGCAGGCAAACCAATCCCTTCCCCGAATTCGGCCGAGATCTGATGGTGGACCACACCTCAAAGGTTGTCACGGCGGAAGTGGGGGCCGTATTCGATCACGTGAGAAAAAACTTCGTCGACACGAAGACGTTTGAGCCCTCCGATGTAGAGATCCTTGTCCCAAGTACAG TGTTTAGCTGCCCGATGCCCTGTCCGGATGAAATGCTGTGCAATGAGTTGCTAGGAGTCTGTGAATGCGATCTCCACTCACGCTCCCTGGATCAGTGTGAGCAAG GCATTTCCCTCAATGATTTTCTGCTTGACGTGCATGCGCTCTACCCTCTTGATCACCCAAATGACATCAAGAACACAAGAGCACAAGTCTGGGGAGAAAGCGCGGGAGACATTACGGAGACCCGAGGGTTACGCGGGCGCGCCTTGTCCCTCGCCAGCTCAGCCAGCCTGGTCTTTCCCTCGCATGAGTGCCTTTTGGATCCGACAAGTTGCACAACTGGAATATCCGTGCTTTTCTGGTTTAAGTACAGCGAACGCAGAATGTCTGAGCTCGCAGTTTTCTTTTGTAGCGGTTCGTGCCAGGAGGATGACCTTGGTTTCAAAATTTCCCATGAGCCATCAAAAATCAACGAGCTTGCTCTCCAG ATTACACAAAGGGCTGGCCGCTGTACCCACCGCTTCGCCTGCCCTCTCTCTATCTGGTCACATGTTGTGGTCACGTGGATAACAGGGTCGTCTCCAGTCGTGTACGTGAACGGAGCAGAAGCCAGTCTCAACTCCACGTGCGAAAAGGATGAGTACACAGACCTTTCGAAAGACGAGTCTACGCGGCTTGGCGTTACCACAACAGCGGACTTCGATGATTACATCCAATTCTTGCGTGTGCTCAATGCCACAGAGATATCAAATCTGTACACATATTATAGAG GTCGCACGTCGGTTCGGCTTGACTTGCAGTATTTGTCTGGCAATATATCATGGGATCCTGACCTGCAGGACAAGGAGTCCAAGACATACGAAAGAGAGGCCTTGGCCGTGACAGATGAG ACTTGTAAACGGAACTACACAAGTCAAGCTTCACGTGAAATTCTCGCCCTACACCAGCTTCTCACCCTTAGATAA
- the LOC116619418 gene encoding uncharacterized protein LOC116619418 isoform X2 yields the protein MASMTVFAKISLLILLAGLFFLVSSSFALPDIDTRPGDNHWPFTQMNGTSFPDVSGTRNATVIGDQVSDDMGVLTLPGEGRVDLGEFVGDCVSSPNRCRNGLTISFWMKHRGFISYILGTNALFQDTLHAWLESEVPKNTRWVPCFRASTSQWSGAEFHAKCDGKGSTVTLVRVRDYVFGGFLKDSWPTISLGTSAFMFSLGNLDGRKPFKLPIISPASVAATSTSTSMPCFGRVDLVLSDVMANISSQSTSDPGYSYQLPKGITAGSSEARNLLAGSFSFNVDEVEVFYAEDLKLAKSWIISSGADTSSTGVAMHTQPGLEAVTHVIQVQTKTKKWLLSLDNIPTSWHHVTMTWDLTNGIKYFQDGTAIATSESSTILATPASDSATHLWIGSSSSAHNLQMYALTIWRAVISDQEINDFMNTAYSPMIDDESSDFTWSSNNQRLSTPSSNTGPPQWTPRMDRGVDDFYYNSSNGSPFSVSLGMSSITDFTICWWYNNYGSGYQVLAEVYGSPSNFISFGTDALNKYVKSELGSSKTDKVSADTSRGWRHICVTWNQEVQMYLDGRHLATLEHSGTLSGDIKLSVGATNSGSYKWIGLISALKMWDRVLDVPEMQSVEPRCSLVGGNLLRMRHLIGVTAPYLFRCSSDYMYIEASFPREIGNSACLMSSEFVPQHINCIEFYYALRGADMGRLNLFTQNHPGQRSLVWSAAGNHGDSEQWELVRLPLNVTLNTKLVFEGIVGNGYRGDAGISRVQLTAQTSCVNPDTKGLGRTEAISTHVISHVPAYRDRLLSWLREAGQHSLWQPCFSLSRDGWLPVERVYTKCADKGALLLIVRYRNHVFALGQCLNSTKLASDKAFLFSFKSLLSDAPIKIPVKPSERSDALGCRQTNPFPEFGRDLMVDHTSKVVTAEVGAVFDHVRKNFVDTKTFEPSDVEILVPSTVFSCPMPCPDEMLCNELLGVCECDLHSRSLDQCEQGISLNDFLLDVHALYPLDHPNDIKNTRAQVWGESAGDITETRGLRGRALSLASSASLVFPSHECLLDPTSCTTGISVLFWFKYSERRMSELAVFFCSGSCQEDDLGFKISHEPSKINELALQITQRAGRCTHRFACPLSIWSHVVVTWITGSSPVVYVNGAEASLNSTCEKDEYTDLSKDESTRLGVTTTADFDDYIQFLRVLNATEISNLYTYYRGRTSVRLDLQYLSGNISWDPDLQDKESKTYEREALAVTDETCKRNYTSQASREILALHQLLTLR from the exons ATGGCTTCGATGACGGTCTTTGCGAAG ATCTCGTTGCTGATTTTACTGGCTGGACTGTTCTTTCTCGTCTCCAGTTCCTTTGCGCTTCCAGATATCGACACTCGCCCAG GGGACAACCACTGGCCTTTCACGCAGATGAACGGGACATCATTCCCGGACGTGTCCGGTACTCGAAATGCGACGGTGATAGGCGACCAAGTGTCCGATGACATGGGCGTCCTCACCCTACCCGGGGAGGGGCGCGTAGACCTTGGTGAATTTGTGGGAGATTGTGTGAGTAGTCCCAACCGCTGTCGCAATGGACTAACGATCAGCTTTTGGATGAAGCATCGAG GTTTCATTTCATACATTCTTGGGACCAACGCACTTTTTCAAGACACTCTCCACGCTTGGCTCGAATCGGAAGTTCCTAAAAACACGCGATGGGTTCCCTGCTTCCGCGCGTCCACCAGTCAGTGGAGTGGGGCTGAGTTCCATGCTAAGTGTGACGGGAAAGGGTCAACTGTCACGCTAGTGCGAGTGCGTGACTACGTGTTCGGAGGTTTTCTGAAAGATTCGTGGCCAA CTATTTCTCTCGGCACCAGTGCCTTCATGTTCAGCCTTGGTAACCTCGATGGGAGAAAACCCTTCAAACTCCCTATCATATCACCCGCATCTGTCGCTGCCACAAGCACTTCCACCTCGATGCCATGCTTTGGCCGTGTCGACCTGGTActaagtgacgtcatggcGAACATCAGTTCCCAGTCCACATCAGACCCTGGTTATTCGTACCAACTCCCTAAAGGGATCACGGCTGGCTCTTCAGAAGCGCGAAATCTGTTGGCAGGCAGCTTCAGCTTTAATGTAGACGAGGTGGAGGTCTTCTATGCTGAAG ACCTGAAGCTTGCAAAAAGTTGGATCATCTCCTCTGGGGCCGACACTTCTTCCACGGGTGTCGCGATGCACACCCAGCCAGGGCTAGAAGCCGTCACCCACGTGATTCAAGTACAGACAAAGACCAAGAAGTGGCTCCTGTCATTAGACAACATTCCGACAAGCTGGCATCACGTGACTATGACGTGGGACCTCACAAACGGGATAAAGTACTTCCAGGATGGGACAGCTATAGCTACCTCGGAGTCATCTACG ATCTTGGCGACACCCGCGTCCGACAGTGCGACCCACTTGTGGATCGGCAGTAGTTCCTCTGCCCACAACCTGCAGATGTACGCCTTGACGATATGGCGGGCTGTTATCAGCGATCAGGAGATAAATGACTTCATGAACACAG CTTACTCCCCAATGATAGACGACGAGAGCTCTGACTTCACGTGGTCGTCAAATAATCAGAGGCTATCCACCCCCTCATCCAATACCGGACCTCCACAATGGACCCCAAGGA tggaTAGAGGAGTTGACGACTTCTACTACAACTCCAGCAATGGATCACCATTCTCTGTCTCCCTGGGAATGAGTAGTATAACAGATTTCACCATTTGCTGGTGGTATAATAATTATGGGTCTGGCTACCAAGTCTTGGCAGAAGTGTATGGCAGTCCAAGCAATTTCATCTCCTTTGGCACAGATGCCTTGAACAAATATGTTAAGTCTGAACTTGGCTCGTCCAAAAC TGACAAGGTCAGCGCGGACACCAGTAGAGGGTGGCGCCATATATGTGTCACGTGGAATCAGGAAGTACAGATGTACCTGGATGGACGGCACTTAGCCACACTCGAGCACAGTGGTACTTTATCAGGCGATATCAAACTCTCTGTTGGTGCTACCAACTCGGGCAGCTACAAGTGGATTGGACTTATCTCTGCCTTAAAGATGTGGGATAGAGTACTGGACGTGCCTGAGATGCAGTCGGTCGAACCTCGGTGCTCTCTTGTCGGTGGAAATTTGCTGAGGATGCGGCATTTAATTGGAGTCACAGCTCCATACTTGTTTCGCTGCTCAAGTG ATTATATGTACATTGAGGCATCTTTCCCGAGGGAGATAGGCAACAGCGCTTGCCTGATGAGCTCAGAGTTCGTGCCTCAGCACATTAACTGTATTGAATTCTACTACGCGTTACGAGGGGCGGACATGGGGCGCCTTAACCTCTTCACTCAAAACCATCCCGGCCAACGCTCGCTGGTCTGGTCAGCGGCTGGTAACCATGGAGACAGTGAACAATGGGAACTTGTGCGGCTTCCTCTTAACGTAACGCTTAACACTAAG ctCGTTTTCGAGGGAATTGTTGGTAACGGTTATCGGGGCGACGCTGGAATCAGCCGAGTACAGCTGACTGCTCAGACGAGCTGTGTAAACCCGGACACCAAGGGCCTGGGGCGAACAGAAG CCATCTCAACTCACGTGATATCACACGTCCCAGCTTACCGTGACCGCCTCCTATCATGGCTGAGAGAGGCTGGACAACACAGCTTATGGCAGCCATGTTTCAGTCTATCACGTGACGGCTGGCTCCCTGTGGAGCGCGTGTACACCAAGTGTGCCGACAAGGGCGCGTTGCTGCTGATAGTTCGTTATAGAAATCACGTGTTCG CTTTGGGTCAGTGTCTTAATTCTACAAAGCTCGCGAGCGACAAAGCCTTTCTGTTTAGCTTCAAAAGTCTTCTATCAGACGCACCCATTAAGATCCCAGTGAAGCCCTCCGAGCGCTCGGACGCCCTGGGCTGCAGGCAAACCAATCCCTTCCCCGAATTCGGCCGAGATCTGATGGTGGACCACACCTCAAAGGTTGTCACGGCGGAAGTGGGGGCCGTATTCGATCACGTGAGAAAAAACTTCGTCGACACGAAGACGTTTGAGCCCTCCGATGTAGAGATCCTTGTCCCAAGTACAG TGTTTAGCTGCCCGATGCCCTGTCCGGATGAAATGCTGTGCAATGAGTTGCTAGGAGTCTGTGAATGCGATCTCCACTCACGCTCCCTGGATCAGTGTGAGCAAG GCATTTCCCTCAATGATTTTCTGCTTGACGTGCATGCGCTCTACCCTCTTGATCACCCAAATGACATCAAGAACACAAGAGCACAAGTCTGGGGAGAAAGCGCGGGAGACATTACGGAGACCCGAGGGTTACGCGGGCGCGCCTTGTCCCTCGCCAGCTCAGCCAGCCTGGTCTTTCCCTCGCATGAGTGCCTTTTGGATCCGACAAGTTGCACAACTGGAATATCCGTGCTTTTCTGGTTTAAGTACAGCGAACGCAGAATGTCTGAGCTCGCAGTTTTCTTTTGTAGCGGTTCGTGCCAGGAGGATGACCTTGGTTTCAAAATTTCCCATGAGCCATCAAAAATCAACGAGCTTGCTCTCCAG ATTACACAAAGGGCTGGCCGCTGTACCCACCGCTTCGCCTGCCCTCTCTCTATCTGGTCACATGTTGTGGTCACGTGGATAACAGGGTCGTCTCCAGTCGTGTACGTGAACGGAGCAGAAGCCAGTCTCAACTCCACGTGCGAAAAGGATGAGTACACAGACCTTTCGAAAGACGAGTCTACGCGGCTTGGCGTTACCACAACAGCGGACTTCGATGATTACATCCAATTCTTGCGTGTGCTCAATGCCACAGAGATATCAAATCTGTACACATATTATAGAG GTCGCACGTCGGTTCGGCTTGACTTGCAGTATTTGTCTGGCAATATATCATGGGATCCTGACCTGCAGGACAAGGAGTCCAAGACATACGAAAGAGAGGCCTTGGCCGTGACAGATGAG ACTTGTAAACGGAACTACACAAGTCAAGCTTCACGTGAAATTCTCGCCCTACACCAGCTTCTCACCCTTAGATAA